The following proteins are co-located in the Silene latifolia isolate original U9 population chromosome 1, ASM4854445v1, whole genome shotgun sequence genome:
- the LOC141614730 gene encoding ABC transporter E family member 2: MSERLTRIAIVSSDRCKPKKCRQECKKSCPVVKTGKLCIEVTTLAKVAFISEELCIGCGICVKKCPFEAIQIINLPKDLDKDTTHRYGPNTFKLHRLPVPRPGQVLGLVGTNGIGKSTALKVLAGKLKPNLGRFNNPPDWQEILTYFRGSELQNYFTRILEDNLKAIIKPQYVDNIPKAVQGNVGQVLDQKDERDMKTEMLTDLELNKVLDRNVGDLSGGELQRFAIAVVAMQNAEIYMFDEPSSYLDVKQRLKAAQVVRSLLRPNSYVIVVEHDLSVLDYLSDFICCLYGKPGAYGVVTLPFSVREGINIFLSGFVPTENLRFRDESLTFKVAETPQDNAEEIETYARYKYPAMTKTQGGFRLRVSEGEFTDSQIVVMLGENGTGKTTFIRMLAGLLKPDDVGDSDVEVPEFNVSYKPQKISPKFQHSVRHLLHQKIRDSYMHPQFVSDVMKPLQIEQLMDQEVVNLSGGELQRVALALCLGKPADIYLIDEPSAYLDSEQRIVASKVIKRFILHAKKTAFIVEHDFIMATYLADRVIVYEGSPSVDCTANSPQSLLTGMNLFLSHLDITFRRDPTNYRPRINKLESTKDREQKSAGTYYYLDD; this comes from the exons ATGTCAGAACGTTTGACCCGTATAGCCATTGTAAGCTCAGATCGTTGCAAGCCAAAGAAGTGCCGTCAAGAGTGCAAGAAGAGCTGTCCTGTGGTTAAGACAG GGAAGCTATGTATAGAGGTCACTACATTAGCAAAAGTCGCCTTCATTTCAGAGGAACTGTGCATTGGTTGCGGTATTTGTGTCAAG AAATGCCCCTTTGAAGCAATTCAAATCATCAATTTGCCTAAAGATTTGGACAAGGATACAACACATCGCTATGGGCCCAACACATTCAAGTTACACAG GTTACCCGTTCCGAGGCCGGGGCAAGTTCTTGGTTTAGTTGGAACTAATGGTATTGGAAAATCAACTGCTCTTAAAGTGTTAGCTGGAAAGCTGAAGCCTAATTTGGGGCGTTTCAAT AACCCTCCTGACTGGCAAGAGATTTTAACGTACTTTCGTGGGTCTGAGCTGCAAAACTATTTCACGCGCATATTGGAAGATAATTTGAAG GCAATTATCAAGCCCCAGTATGTGGATAACATTCCAAAGGCTGTCCAGGGCAATGTGGGACAGGTGTTAGATCAGAAAGATGAGAGAGATATGAAGACTGAAATGTTGACTGATCTTGAGCTTAACAAAGTTTTGGATCGTAACGTTGGGGATCTTTCTGGTGGGGAACTGCAGAGGTTTGCTATTGCTGTGGTGGCTATGCAGAATGCTGAGATATATATGTTTGATGAGCCTTCAAGTTACCTTGATGTTAAGCAAAGGCTCAAAGCTGCACAAGTTGTCAGATCATTGCTTAGGCCTAACAG CTACGTCATTGTTGTTGAGCACGATCTTAGTGTTCTGGACTATCTTTCGGATTTCATTTGCTGTTTGTACGGTAAACCGGGTGCTTATGGAGTTGTGACCCTTCCCTTCTCTGTGAGAGAAGGTATCAATATATTTTTGTCAGGATTTGTGCCAACTGAAAATCTGCGTTTCCGTGACGAGTCCCTTACATTCAAG GTTGCAGAGACTCCCCAAGATAATGCTGAGGAGATTGAGACGTATGCTCGGTACAAATACCCTGCTATGACAAAAACTCAGGGTGGATTTAGGCTACGTGTCAGTGAAGGTGAATTTACTGATTCCCAGATTGTTGTGATGTTGGGAGAAAATGGCACGGGAAAGACAACTTTTATTCGGATGCTG GCTGGTTTGCTTAAGCCCGACGACGTGGGAGATTCCGATGTGGAAGTGCCTGAATTTAATGTTTCATACAAGCCGCAAAAGATCAGTCCGAAATTCCAACACTCCGTTAGACACCTACTACATCAAAAGATTAGGGACTCGTATATGCATCCTCAGTTTGTGTCAGATGTTATGAAGCCTTTGCAGATTGAGCAATTAATGGACCAAGAAGTCGTTAATCTATCTGGTGGAGAATTGCAGAGAGTTGCGTTAGCTTTGTGTTTGGGAAAG CCTGCAGATATTTATCTGATAGATGAACCTAGTGCATATCTTGATTCCGAGCAGCGTATTGTAGCTTCAAAGGTTATAAAGAGGTTTATACTCCATGCTAAGAAGACTGCCTTTATCGTTGAGCACGACTTTATTATGGCGACATATCTGGCGGACAGAGTCATTGTTTATGAGGGGTCACCTTCTGTGGACTGTACTGCAAACTCCCCCCAGTCTTTGTTAACTGGAATGAATCTTTTCCTATCT CATCTGGATATCACATTTAGAAGGGACCCGACCAACTACCGCCCAAGGATCAACAAATTGGAATCCACAAAGGACAGAGAGCAGAAATCAGCTGGAACTTACTATTACCTGGATGATTGA
- the LOC141619427 gene encoding uncharacterized protein LOC141619427, translated as MSNGSGSSSNGLSHLPIFKGVKFQFWELKMKTLFRSQELWELVETGFEDAKPAEPDLALKEKRKKDAKALFILQQALDEEIFPRIASATTSKGAWDILQKEYVGDKKVVKVRLQSLRREFETSLMNDKESLQEYLSRMTEVVQQMKAYGEEMTNEHVVGKILRSLTPKFDHVVAAIEQTRDLETYSLDELVGSLQAHEERVNRSQRRRRRRHFKPKRSLPKKDQRNLMEEEEEEEVSEVEDVADLLASHLRTKSRKLKQQEVQ; from the coding sequence ATGTCCAATGGATCAGGGTCGAGTTCCAATGGTCTCTCTCATTTGCCTATTTTCAAAGGAGTGAAGTTTCAGTTCTGGGAGTTGAAGATGAAGACATTGTTCAGGTCTCAGGAACTGTGGGAACTGGTTGAGACTGGGTTTGAAGATGCTAAACCAGCTGAACCAGATCTAGCActcaaagaaaagaggaagaaagaTGCTAAGGCTTTGTTCATACTTCAACAGGCCTTAGATGAGGAGATCTTTCCTCGTATTGCTTCTGCCACCACATCAAAAGGCGCCTGGGATATTCTGCAGAAAGAATATGTAGGTGATAAGAAAGTAGTCAAGGTGAGACTACAATCTCTAAGGAGAGAGTTTGAGACTTCTCTCATGAATGACAAGGAATCTCTGCAAGAGTACTTGTCCAGAATGACTGAAGTGGTGCAGCAGATGAAGGCATATGGAGAGGAGATGACCAATGAGCATGTCGTGGGGAAAATTCTGAGGAGTCTCACACCAAAGTTTGATCATGTGGTGGCAGCCATTGAACAAACAAGGGATTTAGAGACTTATTCCCTTGATGAGTTAGTGGGCTCTCTTCAAGCACATGAAGAAAGGGTGAATAGATCTCAGAGAAGAAGGAGGAGAAGGCATTTCAAGCCAAAGAGGAGCCTTCCAAAGAAAGATCAAAGAAATCTtatggaagaggaagaggaagaggaggtTTCAGAGGTAGAGGACGTGGCAGATCTTCTGGCCAGTCATCTGAGAACCAAGAGCAGAAAACTCAAGCAACAAGAGGTCCAATGA